From one Streptococcus oralis genomic stretch:
- a CDS encoding DUF6572 domain-containing protein: MTKQELLDFLKFNNNKLRYYTVYLNKKVLKQFAIGYYQDLSANRFIVYEVTERQQLYEKASFEREKDAIEELYEIVKFRCRIKSIPIQLDVSEIDAIGTSDTDLELLLIDGNLWLPDTEEEHLLKLQEKLNNYIYFLESKQYVARYGDSFDKKVIHITFQYSPSDNGLAFLAAVQKVLQPTDMSLKVELPE; encoded by the coding sequence ATGACAAAACAGGAATTATTAGACTTTTTAAAATTTAATAATAACAAACTTAGATATTATACTGTGTACTTAAATAAAAAAGTTTTAAAGCAGTTTGCAATAGGGTATTATCAGGATTTAAGTGCAAATAGATTTATAGTGTATGAGGTGACTGAACGTCAACAGTTATATGAAAAAGCTAGTTTTGAAAGAGAAAAGGATGCTATTGAAGAATTATATGAGATTGTAAAGTTTAGATGTAGAATTAAAAGTATCCCTATTCAGTTAGATGTTTCAGAAATTGATGCAATCGGAACGAGTGATACAGACTTGGAACTTTTATTAATAGATGGCAATCTTTGGCTTCCAGATACCGAAGAAGAGCATCTCTTGAAACTTCAAGAAAAACTCAATAACTATATCTACTTCCTCGAAAGCAAGCAGTATGTGGCACGATATGGCGATAGTTTTGACAAAAAAGTCATCCATATTACCTTCCAATATTCTCCATCTGATAATGGATTGGCCTTTCTTGCGGCGGTTCAGAAAGTGTTACAACCCACAGATATGAGTTTGAAGGTAGAATTACCGGAGTAA
- a CDS encoding DUF6572 domain-containing protein, producing MFYCEHHRWPKADELNDYNHSDTIVHKGDGFVVYETNGYYEIGFFKEIGGAMGPEVCYPINKELMDKAFESSRGAYEVMIYAETGRWPLSKQDDIDRNYIRNHPETMLSNIEDQRELFDVEEFKALVKKAISSELKPTELDAIGTVDNHLEVLLVDSVGWQEEIETVHLEILQEKINNYIYFLESKQYVERYGDNFDKKVIHITFQYSPSDNGLAFLAAVQKVLQPTDMSLKVELPE from the coding sequence ATGTTTTATTGTGAACACCATCGTTGGCCAAAGGCAGATGAGTTAAATGATTATAATCATTCAGATACGATTGTACATAAAGGCGATGGATTTGTTGTATATGAGACAAATGGTTATTACGAAATTGGCTTCTTTAAAGAAATTGGAGGAGCCATGGGTCCAGAAGTTTGCTATCCTATCAATAAGGAACTGATGGATAAAGCATTTGAATCTTCTAGGGGAGCATATGAAGTCATGATTTATGCTGAAACAGGGCGCTGGCCCTTAAGTAAGCAAGATGATATTGATAGAAACTACATACGTAATCATCCTGAAACTATGCTATCAAATATAGAAGATCAACGTGAGTTGTTTGATGTTGAAGAGTTTAAAGCTCTTGTAAAAAAAGCCATCTCTTCAGAACTCAAGCCAACTGAACTTGATGCTATTGGTACAGTTGATAATCATTTAGAGGTTCTTCTGGTGGATTCAGTCGGCTGGCAGGAAGAGATAGAAACAGTTCATCTTGAAATTCTGCAGGAAAAAATTAACAATTATATCTACTTCCTCGAAAGCAAGCAGTATGTGGAGAGATATGGCGATAACTTTGACAAAAAAGTCATCCATATCACATTCCAGTATTCTCCATCTGATAATGGGCTAGCCTTTCTGGCTGCTGTTCAGAAGGTATTGCAACCGACGGATATGAGCTTGAAGGTAGAATTACCAGAGTGA
- the ifs gene encoding NAD glycohydrolase toxin immunity factor, translated as MKTYRLKTDTEWDIMRYKKAIENHREIDALLGIDPEYRIGHRDSYYQDITDTHILIEYCLYPIYVGGDFDIPDRVLDILKELASSQDTIHLYQVVSFIKKQEDLLGEYDALPFIIDVENIVPIVLESIYNLPNEKKVDYYRNICNLIDSMELFKSCDKDKVEYIVNEQKKEENKNRRKIKLVAEVWPIVLDVTSIDAMGVSDDHLELLLIDENKWIESLEEEHLLKLQEKLNNYIYFLESKQYVERYGDNFDKKVIHITFQYSPSDNGLAFLAAVQKVLQPTDMSLKVELPE; from the coding sequence ATGAAGACATATAGACTAAAAACAGATACCGAGTGGGATATTATGAGGTATAAAAAAGCAATTGAAAATCACAGAGAAATAGATGCTTTATTAGGTATTGATCCCGAGTATAGGATAGGTCATCGAGATTCATATTATCAAGATATTACGGATACCCATATTTTGATAGAATATTGCCTTTATCCAATTTATGTAGGCGGAGATTTTGATATTCCAGATCGAGTTTTAGATATTTTAAAGGAGTTAGCTTCTAGTCAGGATACTATACATTTGTATCAAGTTGTATCATTTATCAAAAAACAAGAAGATTTACTGGGAGAATATGATGCTTTACCTTTTATCATTGATGTGGAGAACATAGTACCTATTGTTCTTGAAAGTATTTATAATCTTCCTAATGAGAAAAAGGTTGATTATTACCGTAATATTTGTAATTTAATTGATTCTATGGAGCTTTTCAAAAGCTGTGATAAAGACAAAGTAGAATATATTGTTAATGAGCAAAAGAAAGAGGAAAATAAGAATAGAAGAAAAATTAAATTAGTTGCAGAAGTATGGCCAATTGTACTAGACGTTACAAGTATTGATGCGATGGGTGTTTCAGATGACCATCTAGAGTTGTTGTTGATTGATGAAAACAAATGGATAGAGTCATTAGAAGAAGAACATCTGTTGAAGCTTCAAGAAAAACTCAACAACTATATTTATTTCCTCGAAAGCAAGCAATATGTGGAGAGATATGGCGATAACTTTGATAAAAAAGTCATCCATATCACATTCCAGTATTCTCCATCAGATAACGGCCTAGCATTCCTCGCAGCTGTTCAGAAAGTATTGCAACCGACTGATATGAGCTTAAAGGTAGAATTACCAGAGTAA